From one Lolium rigidum isolate FL_2022 chromosome 4, APGP_CSIRO_Lrig_0.1, whole genome shotgun sequence genomic stretch:
- the LOC124649401 gene encoding triose phosphate/phosphate translocator, chloroplastic-like isoform X1 → MAAVATLLCGTAVAAGQQRLRRRAASSLNAGGAHVSYGAHLVRRGQLRPALFPAPSFGDLSSPAPATGRLLRTPASASSSDSAGQANPVGFVQKYPALVTGFFFFMWYFLNVIFNILNKKIFDYFPYPYFVSVTHLSVGVLYCLISWSTGLLKRAPINSTILKLLLPVAVCHAIGHVTSTVSFAAVSVSFAHTVKALEPFFNAAASQFILGQQVPFTLWLSLAPVVIGVSIASLTELSFNWTGFINAMISNISFTYRSIYSKKAMTDMDSTNLYAYISIIALIVCIPPAIIIEGPQLMQHGFKDAIAKVGLTKLVSNIFLAGLFYHLYNQVATNTLQRVAPLTHAVGNVLKRVFVIGFSIIVFGNKISTQTGIGTCIAISGVALYSVIKAKIEEEKKQTKIA, encoded by the exons ATGGCGGCGGTCGCGACCCTCCTCTGCGGTACCGCTGTCGCCGCCGGCCAGCAGCGGCTCCGCCGACGCGCTGCTTCGTCACTCAATGCCGGCGGCGCCCACGTCTCGTACGGCGCCCACCTCGTCCGCCGGGGGCAGCTCCGCCCGGCGCTATTCCCCGCTCCTTCCTTCGGCGACCTGTCTTCGCCTGCCCCGGCGACCGGGCGCCTCCTCcggacgccggcttccgcctcctCGTCTGACTCCGCGGG GCAAGCAAATCCGGTCGGTTTTGTGCAGAAGTACCCGGCTCTTGTCACgggtttcttcttcttcatgtg GTATTTTCTGAATGTGATATTTAACATCCTCAACAAGAAGATCTTTGACTACTTCCCCTATCCATA CTTTGTGTCGGTGACCCATCTCTCGGTAGGAGTCTTATACTGCCTTATCAGCTGGAGCACCGGTCTCCTAAAGCGCGCG CCAATCAATTCAACGATTCTGAAGCTGCTGTTGCCAGTTGCAGTTTGCCATGCCATTGGTCACGTAACAAGCACCGTGTCTTTTGCTGCTGTATCTGTCTCATTTGCCCACACCGTTAAAG CGCTCGAGCCATTCTTCAATGCGGCTGCGTCGCAGTTTATCCTCGGCCAGCAAGTTCCATTTACATTGTGGTTATCTCTAGCTCCAGTTGTGATAG GTGTATCAATCGCATCTCTCACTGAACTCTCCTTCAACTGGACTGGTTTCATCAATGCAATGATTTCTAATATCTCCTTCACCTACCGTAGCATTTACTCCAAGAAAGCTATG ACTGACATGGATAGCACCAATTTGTATGCGTACATCTCTATAATTGCTCTCATTGTCTGCATTCCTCCAGCAATTATT ATTGAAGGACCTCAACTAATGCAGCATGGATTTAAAGATGCAATTGCCAAAGTTGGATTGACGAAGTTAGTTTCTAATATTTTCTTGGCGGGCTTGTTCTATCACCTTTATAATCAG GTTGCAACAAAcacattgcagcgagtggcccctcTAACACATGCCGTTGGCAATGTGTTAAAACGTGTCTTCGTCATTGGCTTCTCAATCATCGTTTTTG GTAACAAAATCAGCACACAGACCGGAATTGGCACTTGTATTGCTATTTCTGGTGTTGCCCTCTACTCAGTTATCAAGGCTAaaattgaggaggagaaaaag CAGACAAAGATTGCATAA
- the LOC124649401 gene encoding triose phosphate/phosphate translocator, chloroplastic-like isoform X2: MAAVATLLCGTAVAAGQQRLRRRAASSLNAGGAHVSYGAHLVRRGQLRPALFPAPSFGDLSSPAPATGRLLRTPASASSSDSAGQANPVGFVQKYPALVTGFFFFMWYFLNVIFNILNKKIFDYFPYPYFVSVTHLSVGVLYCLISWSTGLLKRAPINSTILKLLLPVAVCHAIGHVTSTVSFAAVSVSFAHTVKALEPFFNAAASQFILGQQVPFTLWLSLAPVVIGVSIASLTELSFNWTGFINAMISNISFTYRSIYSKKAMTDMDSTNLYAYISIIALIVCIPPAIIIEGPQLMQHGFKDAIAKVGLTKLVSNIFLAGLFYHLYNQVATNTLQRVAPLTHAVGNVLKRVFVIGFSIIVFGNKISTQTGIGTCIAISGVALYSVIKAKIEEEKKTKIA; encoded by the exons ATGGCGGCGGTCGCGACCCTCCTCTGCGGTACCGCTGTCGCCGCCGGCCAGCAGCGGCTCCGCCGACGCGCTGCTTCGTCACTCAATGCCGGCGGCGCCCACGTCTCGTACGGCGCCCACCTCGTCCGCCGGGGGCAGCTCCGCCCGGCGCTATTCCCCGCTCCTTCCTTCGGCGACCTGTCTTCGCCTGCCCCGGCGACCGGGCGCCTCCTCcggacgccggcttccgcctcctCGTCTGACTCCGCGGG GCAAGCAAATCCGGTCGGTTTTGTGCAGAAGTACCCGGCTCTTGTCACgggtttcttcttcttcatgtg GTATTTTCTGAATGTGATATTTAACATCCTCAACAAGAAGATCTTTGACTACTTCCCCTATCCATA CTTTGTGTCGGTGACCCATCTCTCGGTAGGAGTCTTATACTGCCTTATCAGCTGGAGCACCGGTCTCCTAAAGCGCGCG CCAATCAATTCAACGATTCTGAAGCTGCTGTTGCCAGTTGCAGTTTGCCATGCCATTGGTCACGTAACAAGCACCGTGTCTTTTGCTGCTGTATCTGTCTCATTTGCCCACACCGTTAAAG CGCTCGAGCCATTCTTCAATGCGGCTGCGTCGCAGTTTATCCTCGGCCAGCAAGTTCCATTTACATTGTGGTTATCTCTAGCTCCAGTTGTGATAG GTGTATCAATCGCATCTCTCACTGAACTCTCCTTCAACTGGACTGGTTTCATCAATGCAATGATTTCTAATATCTCCTTCACCTACCGTAGCATTTACTCCAAGAAAGCTATG ACTGACATGGATAGCACCAATTTGTATGCGTACATCTCTATAATTGCTCTCATTGTCTGCATTCCTCCAGCAATTATT ATTGAAGGACCTCAACTAATGCAGCATGGATTTAAAGATGCAATTGCCAAAGTTGGATTGACGAAGTTAGTTTCTAATATTTTCTTGGCGGGCTTGTTCTATCACCTTTATAATCAG GTTGCAACAAAcacattgcagcgagtggcccctcTAACACATGCCGTTGGCAATGTGTTAAAACGTGTCTTCGTCATTGGCTTCTCAATCATCGTTTTTG GTAACAAAATCAGCACACAGACCGGAATTGGCACTTGTATTGCTATTTCTGGTGTTGCCCTCTACTCAGTTATCAAGGCTAaaattgaggaggagaaaaag ACAAAGATTGCATAA